A DNA window from Bos mutus isolate GX-2022 chromosome 11, NWIPB_WYAK_1.1, whole genome shotgun sequence contains the following coding sequences:
- the LOC102268459 gene encoding olfactory receptor 1J4-like: MRRENQSSVSEFLLLGLPIQPEHQSVFLALFLGMYLITVLGNLLILLLIRLDSRLHTLMYFFLSHLAFSDVSFSSVTVPKMLVNMQTQDQSIPYAGCIAQMYFFLLFVCLDNFLLAVMAYDRYVAICQPLHYTTIMRGGLCVLLVAGSWFFSCVHALLHTLLLSRLSFCADNNIPHFFCEPAALLKLACSDISLNELVIFTEGGVFAFLALSAILGSYIHIGATILRVPSIKRICKALSTCGSHLFVVFLYYGTVAMIYFFPSTNNSKVKDTIASLMHTVVTPMLNPFIYSLRNRDMKLALGILYKKGIIFAK, from the coding sequence atGAGGAGGGAGAACCAGAGCAGCGTGTCTGAgttcctcctcctggggctccCCATCCAGCCAGAGCATCAGAGTGTGTTCTTGGCCCTGTTCCTGGGCATGTACCTGATCACGGTGCTGGGCAACCTGCTCATCCTCCTGCTCATCAGGCTGGACTCTCGCCTCCACACCctcatgtacttcttcctcagccACTTGGCCTTCTCTGATGTGTCTTTCTCATCTGTCACTGTCCCTAAGATGCTCGTGAACATGCAGACTCAAGATCAATCCATTCCTTATGCGGGGTGCATAGCacagatgtatttttttctactttttgtttgTCTTGACAATTTCCTTCTTGCAGTGATGGCTTATGACCGGTACGTGGCCATTTGTCAGCCACTCCACTACACCACCATCATGAGGGGGGGGTTGTGTGTCTTACTGGTGGCTGGATCCTGGTTCTTCTCTTGTGTCCATGCCTTGCTGCATACTCTCCTTCTGTCCCGACTGTCTTTCTGTGCTGACAATAACATCCCCCATTTCTTCTGTGAACCAGCTGCCCTCTTAAAGTTGGCCTGCTCAGACATCTCCCTCAATGAGTTAGTTATCTTCACTGAGGGGGGCGTGTTTGCCTTCTTGGCATTGAGTGCTATTTTGGGCTCTTATATTCACATTGGAGCCACCATCCTGAGGGTCCCATCCATCAAGAGAATCTGCAAAGCTTTGTCCACCTGTGGCTCCCACCTCTTTGTGGTGTTTTTGTACTATGGGACTGTTGCAATGATTTACTTCTTTCCTTCAACAAACAATTCCAAAGTCAAAGACACAATTGCTTCACTTATGCATACTGTGGTGACACCCATGTTAAACCCCTTTatctacagcctgaggaacaGAGACATGAAATTGGCCCTGGGAATTCTATACAAGAAGGGGATTATTTTTGCCAAGTAA